In SAR202 cluster bacterium, the genomic stretch TAGTTCGTGTAAATACGATTACTTTACCCGTAGCAGTAATTTTGAAAAATTCTAATAATAAGTTTGTCTTTAATGAAACTGATTTTATTGGATAAAGATAATGTGCAACTGTTTTTGCAGGCTCTATTTTCCCAATTTGAACTGTATGAGGATTATGTAAAATATCCTCCGTTAATTGTTTTATTTCATCAGGCATAGTTGCTGCAAAAAATAAAATTTGAATGTCTTTGGATAAGTACCTCATTATTCGTCGAACGTCAGGTAAAAACCCCATATCACACATTGTATCAGCTTCATCCAAAACTAATATTTCAACTTTAGACAAATTTATAATTCCATCTCCAATGAGATCTAATAAACGACCGGGGCATGCTATTATGATCTCCACTCCTTTTTTTAAATTCTTTACTTGTCCATATTTACTGACTCCACCATAAATAGATAAGCTCTGAATTGGCATATGTTTCGCCAAACTAATCGCTGATTGATGTATTTGTTCAGCGAGTTCACGAGTCGGAGCAATAACAAGTGCTCGTACTTTCCTTAATGATCCTTTTGAAAGTTTTTCAAGAATAGGAAGCATAAAAGATGCTGTTTTTCCAGTTCCAGTTTGAGCTAAACCTAGGACGTCCTTGCCTTGTAAAGCAATAGGAATTGCTTTTTCTTGAATTGGGGTAGGATTAACATATCCCATATCATTAATGGCTGAAAGAAGTTTTTTATTTAGAGTGAATTGGGAAAATTTCATTAATAACTAACTAGTTGCTGGATTAATACTAATCCGTTGAACAGCTGTTCCTTTTATTGGAAAATGTAAAAATGCTGCTAGTAGTCCTAAAACGACACAAGCTATCCACATAACGTCATAGGATTGATATTGATCAAACATTCTTCCTCCCAACCAAGAACCTAAAGCAGACCCTAAATTATGTGAAAACAAAGTTATCCCAAATAGCATAGAAGTAAATGATGGGCCAAAAATATCTGAAATAACACCACTGGTTAATGGTACAGTAGATAGCCATAAAAGACCTAAAATTCCTGCAAATACCATAACAGTAAATTCATTTTTAGGCATAAAAATGAAAATTAAAAAGATCAATGATCTAAATGTATAAATACTAACTAATAGGTTTTTCTTTGACATCCGATCACCTAAATAACCATACATAGTAGTGCCAAAAACGTTGAAAAGGCCAAGTAATCCCAAAGACCATCCAGCAATAGATCCTAAACCCTGATCTTGTAAATATGCAGGAAAATGAGAGCCGATGAATGTTACGTGAAAACCACATACAAAAAATCCAAGGGTCAACAAGTTAAAGTTTTTGTTCTTAATAGCTTCTTTGAATGCTTCAGAGACAGTTTGTTTAACATTATTTGAGTCTGACTGTGCGTCCTTTGAAAAACTTATGAGATAAGAAAAAATTATAAGAAGGGAACTGAAGAACATTAATACATAAACAGCTGTCAACCAACCTGCATTTTGAATTATTCCACTCATTAATGGAGTTATAAGAAAT encodes the following:
- a CDS encoding MFS transporter yields the protein MSSNVRSISYIMPIVLIGSAGLILISRGMHNSWGLFLIPLTDHLNVGREIYSIGISLNVLFTGLGAPLFGALADKYGPGKSIFLGVILQIISQYWLSNVSNSFDLIGSLLLGGFAAAGFIGIAMAAVGRSVSPQNRSLFVGMVMASGGLGQFLITPLMSGIIQNAGWLTAVYVLMFFSSLLIIFSYLISFSKDAQSDSNNVKQTVSEAFKEAIKNKNFNLLTLGFFVCGFHVTFIGSHFPAYLQDQGLGSIAGWSLGLLGLFNVFGTTMYGYLGDRMSKKNLLVSIYTFRSLIFLIFIFMPKNEFTVMVFAGILGLLWLSTVPLTSGVISDIFGPSFTSMLFGITLFSHNLGSALGSWLGGRMFDQYQSYDVMWIACVVLGLLAAFLHFPIKGTAVQRISINPATS
- a CDS encoding DEAD/DEAH box helicase codes for the protein MKFSQFTLNKKLLSAINDMGYVNPTPIQEKAIPIALQGKDVLGLAQTGTGKTASFMLPILEKLSKGSLRKVRALVIAPTRELAEQIHQSAISLAKHMPIQSLSIYGGVSKYGQVKNLKKGVEIIIACPGRLLDLIGDGIINLSKVEILVLDEADTMCDMGFLPDVRRIMRYLSKDIQILFFAATMPDEIKQLTEDILHNPHTVQIGKIEPAKTVAHYLYPIKSVSLKTNLLLEFFKITATGKVIVFTRTKHRAKRLWNDLEAAKLNATLLQGNMSQNRRQQSINGFKKGKYDILVATDMASRGIDISEVSHVINFDMPSTTDDYIHRIGRTGRAENRGEAITFLLPQDKKLLLKIESLLGYKIP